Proteins from a single region of Punica granatum isolate Tunisia-2019 chromosome 8, ASM765513v2, whole genome shotgun sequence:
- the LOC116187427 gene encoding probable disease resistance protein At5g63020 encodes MKKGFQGVGGVSLSESERNSTSYYELSKCAEKTRATLEEELRKASSFTVFTYKPDDPPMFEKPLEPPVGLDSSFEEVWEWVQDESVRRIGIYGMGGVGKTTLLKNIHNEILRRQDKYDVVAWIVVSRPTDPTKIQKAIWEKLNLDRSEFDRTSESDRTGKIYSIMKRKSFLLFLDDIWEKIDLLNLGIPYRGHEWKSKIIFTTRSEEVCGQMQAERTKKIDCLPPDKALELFREKVGEETWTAHVEIPRLAECLVKECAYLPLALITVGAAMASRKDPDKWRRAIEYLQNRPSGFARMAERVLSVLEFSYEALPNETQKKCFLYCSTFPEDFVYHMDELIDLWMGEGFLSECDGSHEARNLGINIIEHLIDVCLLEEVDNSIFGETTFKMHDVVRDMALWLVSEHGQKKNKIVCLEKQRSFEPKEFMKWTNAETIFLQIRHQEMENFPVTPTAFSSLSTLIKRDTSVKTFPKGFFSSMPLLRVLDLSLNSHLEELPEDIGALVNLRYLNLWWTQITKLPVELKTLTKLVFLLLDDRCGVPKGLVPSLPFLRVFSWVMGKWGNPINEGEELNVIEELNGMNNQIDDVCLGLHFAASVQELLTDCPHLQRCLRELDLGRCVGLRSLIIPKPSLRRMEHLRVLWVLECEFEEISITVVQLLV; translated from the exons ATGAAGAAAGGCTTCCAGGGAGTTGGAGgggtctctctctctgagtCTGAAAG GAACTCCACATCATATTACGAGCTATCAAAGTGTGCCGAGAAGACGCGAGCCACTTTGGAAGAAGAGCTTCGCAAGGCCAGCAGTTTCACAGTTTTCACCTACAAGCCAGATGATCCCCCGATGTTTGAGAAACCTCTCGAGCCGCCAGTGGGCTTAGATTCCAGCTTTGAGGAGGTATGGGAGTGGGTTCAAGATGAAAGCGTGAGACGTATAGGGATATATGGCATGGGCGGTGTGGGAAAGACCACCCTCTTAAAGAATATCCACAATGAAATCCTGAGAAGGCAGGATAAATATGATGTGGTTGCTTGGATTGTGGTGTCCCGACCAACTGATCCTACAAAAATTCAGAAAGCCATCTGGGAGAAATTGAATCTCGATCGATCTGAATTTGATCGCACCAGTGAATCGGATAGAACTGGCAAGATATATAGCATTATGAAGAGGAAGAGTTTTCTGCTCTTTTTGGATGACATATGGGAGAAAATAGATCTCTTGAATCTTGGCATTCCTTATCGTGGTCATGAATGGAAATCAAAGATCATCTTCACAACCCGATCAGAGGAAGTATGTGGTCAAATGCAAGCTGAGAGGACAAAGAAGATTGATTGTTTGCCACCAGATAAAGCCCTCGAACTATTCCGAGAGAAGGTGGGTGAAGAAACTTGGACCGCCcatgttgaaatcccaaggctTGCCGAATGTCTAGTTAAAGAGTGCGCGTACTTGCCGCTTGCTCTTATTACTGTAGGGGCAGCTATGGCCAGTAGGAAGGATCCCGATAAATGGCGACGAGCTATTGAATATTTGCAGAATCGCCCATCAGGCTTTGCAAGAATGGCAGAAAGGGTGCTGTCCGTGCTAGAATTTAGCTATGAAGCTTTGCCAAATGAAACGCAGAAGAAGTGCTTCTTGTATTGTTCAACATTCCCAGAGGATTTTGTGTATCACATGGATGAGTTGATtgatctatggatgggggagGGCTTTCTCAGCGAATGCGATGGTTCACATGAAGCACGTAATTTGGGAATCAATATAATCGAACACCTCATAGATGTTTGTTTGTTGGAGGAAGTTGACAATTCTATTTTTGGCGAAACAACTTTTAAAATGCATGATGTAGTTCGAGATATGGCTTTATGGTTGGTATCTGAGCATGggcagaagaagaataagatagTATGTCTGGAAAAGCAGAGGTCCTTTGAGCCGAAGGAATTTATGAAGTGGACTAATGCAGAAACAATTTTTCTCCAGATTAGGCATCAAGAGATGGAAAACTTCCCTGTAACACCCACGGCTTTTTCCAGTCTATCTACTCTGATAAAACGGGATACCAGTGTGAAGACATTTCCGAAAGGATTCTTTTCTTCCATGCCATTGTTGAGAGTGCTGGATTTGTCACTCAATAGTCACTTGGAAGAGTTACCAGAAGATATTGGAGCACTAGTAAATTTGAGGTACCTTAATTTGTGGTGGACACAAATAACGAAGCTGCCTGTGGAGCTGAAGACTCTGACAAAGTTGGTGTTTCTGCTTTTAGATGATCGATGTGGTGTTCCGAAGGGACTGGTCCCAAGTCTGCCATTCTTAAGAGTGTTTAGTTGGGTTATGGGAAAGTGGGGTAACCCAATAAATGAGGGAGAAGAGCTCAATGTGATTGAGGAGCTGAATGGCATGAACAACCAAATAGATGATGTTTGCTTGGGATTACACTTTGCCGCTAGTGTCCAAGAATTACTCACGGACTGCCCACACTTGCAGAGGTGCTTAAGAGAACTCGATCTTGGAAGGTGTGTGGGTTTGCGGTCACTTATAATCCCGAAGCCATCATTGAGGAGAATGGAGCATCTCAGAGTTCTATGGGTTTTGGAGTGTGAATTCGAAGAGATAAGTATTACAGTTGTACAATTACTAGTTTAG